One genomic window of Panicum hallii strain FIL2 chromosome 6, PHallii_v3.1, whole genome shotgun sequence includes the following:
- the LOC112898608 gene encoding 60 kDa jasmonate-induced protein-like, whose translation MAAATGYGDAPTEEELLAYGDLPRHGRDMAEVFAVRVPAGGGGGKDRAPPCGSIFFHGGNSCSDLIYSRNRSGTDEPAATEPCDSEGNLVLTGPSVATSAYGPVGFDIHLHGESSLQANDGGGDDQDDNNTGRIFCDTVSGEFSTYDRVITETVATGYGPADVVYAVLSNAVQGRVAVKLTSLPAGGGDSDGAASGVLGRVIARSKFLDAGCVLFYRERDGEGVPVRPGELVPLARQALAVPLHKPLTIELNLRSDSGEEIVRGAVQFDPAITGEHIERVVGMSGAEIEVTVSWSDYPW comes from the exons ATGGCGGCAGCCACCGGCTACGGCGACGCCCCGACGGAGGAGGAGCTGCTCGCGTACGGCGACCTGCCCAGGCACGGCCGCGACATGGCGGAGGTTTTCGCCGTGCGCGTccccgccggaggaggaggaggaaaagaCAGGGCCCCTCCTTGCGGTAGCATCTTCTTTCACGGCGGAAACTCCTGCAGCGACCTTATCTACAGCCGGAATCGGAGCGGGACCGACGAGCCCGCCGCCACGGAACCCTGCGACAGCGAG GGCAACCTCGTGCTCACCGGCCCATCAGTGGCCACCTCGGCGTACGGTCCAGTCGGCTTCGACATCCACCTCCACGGCGAGTCCTCCTTGCAAGccaacgacggcggcggcgacgaccagGACGACAACAACACCGGGAGGATATTCTGCGACACCGTCTCCGGCGAGTTCTCTACCTACGACAGGGTCATAACCGAGACGGTCGCCACCGGGTACGGCCCCGCGGACGTGGTCTACGCCGTCCTCAGCAACGCCGTCCAAGGCCGGGTCGCCGTGAAGCTCACCTCTCTCCCGGCCGGAGGCGGAGACAGCGATGGCGCGGCCAGCGGCGTCCTCGGGAGGGTCATCGCCCGCAGCAAGTTCTTGGACGCCGGCTGCGTGCTCTTCTACAGGGAGCGCGACGGCGAGGGCGTGCCCGTGCGACCCGGGGAGCTGGTGCCGCTGGCGAGGCAAGCGCTCGCGGTGCCACTGCACAAGCCGCTGACGATCGAGCTGAACCTGCGCAGCGACTCTGGCGAGGAGATTGTCAGAGGCGCCGTCCAGTTCGATCCGGCGATCACCGGAGAGCATATTGAGCGTGTCGTCGGCATGAGTGGCGCTGAAATCGAAGTTACAGTCTCATGGTCAGACTACCCTTGGTAG
- the LOC112898607 gene encoding 60 kDa jasmonate-induced protein-like codes for MASQKFAPSQTVTFNVRSDSYTTFISTLRGALAGSNPDKVRDRPVLAKQTGEINQPPRWIHVVLNGVGGAAPKVAIRSDNAYIAGFVNRPKGSTEDVWYQLSARGSTQLFKGAKMLGFNGHYSTLVGGQGVKDLPTLELGMERTVEAANVLWNYKQDKLGYAAADTVGVGGPQRNLKRKLALLAVTLCEAARLEPVRSVINGGWQRESISITDREVGYIRDWSDLSTALLAWKADKFKNDTTHFSKFERIGIRDGAGALAVVQLLLNKPPKKGLLSWLKHLWGLLVKKNNSQPQMQQEEKQYDHQKPELEKIRREAKSSSIVNPL; via the exons atggCGTCTCAGAAGTTTGCTCCGTCTCAGACAGTGACATTCAATGTCAGGTCGGACTCGTACACGACGTTCATATCGACTCTCCGGGGCGCACTAGCGGGCAGCAATCCCGACAAGGTGCGAGACCGCCCCGTGTTGGCCAAGCAGACCGGCGAGATCAACCAGCCGCCGCGGTGGATCCACGTCGTGCTCAacggcgtcggcggcgcggcACCCAAGGTGGCCATCCGGAGCGACAACGCCTACATCGCAGGCTTCGTCAACCGGCCCAAGGGCAG CACTGAAGACGTGTGGTACCAGCTCAGTGCGAGGGGCAGCACCCAGCTCTTCAAGGGCGCGAAGATGCTCGGCTTCAATGGCCACTACTCGACGCTGGTCGGCGGCCAGGGCGTCAAGGACCTGCCGACCCTGGAGCTCGGCATGGAGAGGACGGTGGAGGCCGCCAACGTCCTCTGGAACTACAAGCAGGACAAGCTGGGCTACGCCGCCGCTGACAccgtcggcgtcggcggcccGCAGAGGAACCTGAAGAGGAAGCTGGCGCTCCTCGCCGTGACCTTGTGCGAGGCCGCGAGGCTGGAGCCCGTGCGAAGCGTGATCAACGGCGGCTGGCAGCGGGAATCCATCTCCATCACCGACAGGGAGGTCGGCTACATCAGAGACTGGAGCGACCTCTCCACGGCGCTGCTGGCATGGAAGGCTGACAAATTCAAGAATGATACCACGCATTTCTCCAAGTTTGAACGCATCGGGATTCGCGACGGGGCCGGAGCCCTGGCGGTGGTGCAGCTCCTGCTCAACAAGCCGCCAAAGAAGGGCCTCTTGTCCTGGCTCAAGCACCTGTGGGGGCTTCTTGtgaagaagaacaactcccagCCGCAGATGCAGCAGGAGGAGAAACAATACGATCACCAGAAGCCCGAGCTGGAGAAGATCAGGCGGGAAGCAAAGAGCTCATCCATCGTTAACCCTCTTTAA